A part of Dasypus novemcinctus isolate mDasNov1 chromosome 5, mDasNov1.1.hap2, whole genome shotgun sequence genomic DNA contains:
- the LOC101443380 gene encoding nuclear speckle splicing regulatory protein 1-like, whose protein sequence is MAIPGRQYGLILPKKTQQLHPVLQKPSVFGNDSDDDDETSVSESLQREAAKKQAMKQTKLEIQKALAEDATVYEYDSIYDEMQKKKEESSPKLLLGKDRKPKYIHNLLKAVEIRKKEQEKRMEKKIQREREMEKGEFDDKEAFVTSAYKKKLQERAEEEEREKRAAELEARLDVTKQKDLSGFYRHLLNQSVGEEEIPKCSFREARSGIKEEKSRGYSDEISSENRIPHEKCILQTGTKVEENPDADSDFDAKSSEDDVLEENNKMNCRREKSTETSQNNLRHHRYQTHSQSSSEERGHSAKHHTKSSTLKGHEKREDQHQERQSRQQERYCTDRDYRKEKDFHRHSEANHRDSHWKRHEQVGKPRGRDQREREGNDREWKREKETEKHLQREQERDRQQNYHDRREKEGMKEEKSKEKEHMKIRKERYENNDKYKDREKREISVQSSERNQDRKESSPDSRVKDRLSDQEKSNKIRNMEKDNERNQEKSSSSETSSRAKHRITETRLENCKEQEPLPEAVSKFAKRNNEETVMSARDRYLARQMARANTKTYIEKEDD, encoded by the coding sequence ATGGCGATTCCGGGCAGGCAGTATGGGCTTATTTTGCCAAAGAAAACACAGCAGTTGCACCCTGTTTTGCAAaaaccatcagtgtttgggaatgattctgatgatgatgatgagaccTCTGTGAGTGAAAGCCTTCAGAGAGAAGCTGCTAAGAAGCAAGCAATGAAACAGACCAAACTGGAAATCCAGAAAGCCCTTGCAGAAGATGCCACCGTCTATGAATATGATAGTATTTACGatgaaatgcagaaaaaaaaggaagaaagtagtCCCAAATTACTCTTGGGAAAAGACCGAAAGCCCAAGTATATTCACAACTTACTAAAAGCTGTTGAGATCAGAAAAAAGGAGcaggaaaaaagaatggaaaagaaaatacagagagaaCGAGAAATGGAAAAGGGAGAATTTGATGATAAAGAGGCATTTGTGACATCTGCTTATAAGAAAAAACTACAAGAGAGAGctgaagaggaggaaagagaaaagagagctgcTGAACTTGAAGCACGTTTGGATGTAACCAAGCAGAAAGATCTCAGTGGATTTTATAGGCACCTATTAAATCAATCAGTTGGTGAAGAGGAAATTCCTAAATGCAGCTTTCGTGAAGCGAGGTCTGGAATAAAGGAAGAGAAATCAAGAGGTTATTCTGATGAAATCAGTTCAGAGAACAGAATACCACATGAGAAATGCATCCTCCAGACTGGTACCAAAGTAGAGGAAAACCCAGATGCAGACAGTGATTTTGATGCTAAAAGCAGTGAAGATGATGtattggaagaaaataataaaatgaactgCAGAAGGGAAAAAAGTACGGAAACCTCCCAGAATAACCTCAGGCATCACAGGTATCAGACTCACTCACAGTCATCTAGTGAAGAAAGAGGACACAGTGCCAAACACCACACAAAAAGTTCCACATTAAAGGGACATGAGAAAAGGGAAGATCAACACCAAGAAAGGCAATCCAGGCAACAGGAGAGGTATTGCACTGACCGTGATTACCGAAAAGAAAAGGATTTCCATAGGCACAGTGAGGCCAATCATAGAGATTCTCACTGGAAGAGGCATGAGCAAGTAGGTAAACCAAGAGGAAGagaccaaagagaaagagaaggaaatgacagagagtggaaaagggagaaagagacagagaaacatCTCCAAAGAGAACAAGAAAGAGATAGGCAACAAAATTATCATGACCGACGtgagaaagaaggaatgaaggaagagaaaagcaaagagaaagaacatATGAAAATTAGGAAGGAAAGATATGAGAACAATGATAAATACAAAGATAGAGAAAAACGAGAAATAAGTGTTCAATCTTCAGAAAGAAATCAAGACAGAAAGGAAAGCAGCCCAGATTCTAGAGTAAAGGATAGGTTGTCTGACCAGGAAAAATCCAACAAAATAAGAAACATGGAAAAGGACAATGAAAGAAACCAAGAGAAATCCTCTAGTTCAGAAACATCATCAAGAGCAAAACACAGAATCACAGAGACAAGACTTGAAAATTGCAAAGAACAAGAGCCTCTACCTGAGGCAGTGAGCAAGTTTGCAAAGCGGAACAATGAAGAAACTGTAATGTCTGCTAGAGACAGGTACTTGGCCAGGCAAATGGCACGGGCTAATACAAAgacttacattgaaaaagaagatgaTTGA